The Leclercia sp. S52 genome has a segment encoding these proteins:
- a CDS encoding phage baseplate assembly protein V: MDKNLTEIMRLITNLIRTGTVTEVDRDNWLCRVKVGELETNWINWLTLRAGGGRTWWCPSPDEQVVLLSLGGNLETAFALPAIYSNQFAPPSDSVDGSVTEYPDGGWFEYEPATGRWHVKGIKSMVIEAADNITLKTGEFVVEADSTRINSEVVINGSVTQGGGAMSSNGIVVDDHAHIKVMKGGDTSGGPV, translated from the coding sequence ATGGACAAAAACTTAACAGAAATCATGCGCCTTATCACCAACCTGATCCGCACCGGCACCGTGACCGAAGTGGACCGGGATAACTGGCTGTGCCGGGTAAAGGTGGGTGAGCTTGAAACCAACTGGATTAACTGGCTGACACTGCGCGCCGGAGGCGGTCGCACCTGGTGGTGTCCGTCCCCGGATGAACAGGTGGTACTGCTGAGCCTGGGCGGCAATCTGGAAACCGCTTTTGCGCTGCCTGCCATTTACTCCAATCAGTTTGCGCCGCCATCGGATTCCGTGGACGGCAGCGTGACGGAATACCCGGATGGGGGCTGGTTTGAGTACGAACCCGCCACCGGGCGATGGCACGTCAAAGGTATCAAATCAATGGTGATCGAGGCGGCTGACAACATCACCCTGAAAACAGGTGAGTTTGTTGTGGAGGCTGACAGCACCCGTATTAATAGCGAAGTCGTGATCAACGGCAGCGTCACCCAAGGCGGCGGCGCGATGAGTTCCAATGGGATCGTGGTGGATGACCATGCCCATATCAAAGTCATGAAAGGTGGCGACACTTCGGGAGGCCCGGTATGA